In Tenrec ecaudatus isolate mTenEca1 chromosome 4, mTenEca1.hap1, whole genome shotgun sequence, a single window of DNA contains:
- the OTUB1 gene encoding ubiquitin thioesterase OTUB1 isoform X2 encodes MAQQDRIQQEIAVQNPLVSERLELSVLYKEYAEDDNIYQQKIKDLHKKYSYIRKTRPDGNCFYRAFGFSHLEALLDDSKELQRFKAVSAKSKEQLVSQGFTEFTIEDFHNTFMDLIEQVEKQTSVADLLASFNDQSTSDYLVVYLRLLTSGFLQRESKFFEHFIEGGRTVKEFCQQEVEPMCKESDHIHIIALAQALNVSIQVEYMDRGEGGTTNPHVFPEGSEPKVYLLYRPGHYDILYK; translated from the exons ATGGCCCAGCAGGACCGAATCCAGCAagag ATCGCTGTGCAGAACCCACTGGTCTCGGAGCGGCTGGAGCTCTCGGTCCTCTACAAGGAGTATGCCGAGGATGACAACATCTACCAACAGAAGATCAAG GACCTCCACAAAAAATACTCGTACATACGGAAGACCCGGCCCGATGGGAACTGCTTCTACCGGGCATTCGGATTCTCCCACCTGGAGGCGCTGCTGGATGACAGCAAAGAGTTGCAGCG gtTCAAGGCCGTGTCAGCCAAgagcaaagagcagctggtgtctCAGGGCTTTACCGAGTTCACAATTGAGGATTTCCACAACACG TTCATGGACCTGATCGAGCAGGTGGAGAAGCAGACCTCTGTGGCCGACCTGCTGGCGTCCTTCAACGACCAGAGCACGTCGGACTACCTGGTGGTCTACCTGCGGCTGCTCACCTCCGGCTTCCTGCAGCGCGAGAGCAAGTTCTTCGAGCACTTCATCGAGGGGGGGCGGACTGTCAAGGAGTTCTGCCAGCAG GAGGTGGAGCCCATGTGTAAGGAGAGTGACCACATTCACATCATCGCACTGGCCCAGGCGCTCAACGTCTCCATCCAGGTGGAGTACATGGACCGGGGCGAGGGCGGCACCACCAACCCCCACGTTTTCCCTGAGGGCTCGgagcccaaagtctaccttctctACCGGCCGGGCCACTACGACATTCTCTACAAGTAG
- the OTUB1 gene encoding ubiquitin thioesterase OTUB1 isoform X1, whose amino-acid sequence MAAEEPQPQKQEPLGSDSEGVNCLAYDEAIMAQQDRIQQEIAVQNPLVSERLELSVLYKEYAEDDNIYQQKIKDLHKKYSYIRKTRPDGNCFYRAFGFSHLEALLDDSKELQRFKAVSAKSKEQLVSQGFTEFTIEDFHNTFMDLIEQVEKQTSVADLLASFNDQSTSDYLVVYLRLLTSGFLQRESKFFEHFIEGGRTVKEFCQQEVEPMCKESDHIHIIALAQALNVSIQVEYMDRGEGGTTNPHVFPEGSEPKVYLLYRPGHYDILYK is encoded by the exons ATGGCGGCGGAGGAGCCTCAGCCGCAGAAGCAGGAGCCGCTGGGTAGCGACTCCGAAG GTGTTAACTGTCTGGCTTACGATGAAGCCATTATGGCCCAGCAGGACCGAATCCAGCAagag ATCGCTGTGCAGAACCCACTGGTCTCGGAGCGGCTGGAGCTCTCGGTCCTCTACAAGGAGTATGCCGAGGATGACAACATCTACCAACAGAAGATCAAG GACCTCCACAAAAAATACTCGTACATACGGAAGACCCGGCCCGATGGGAACTGCTTCTACCGGGCATTCGGATTCTCCCACCTGGAGGCGCTGCTGGATGACAGCAAAGAGTTGCAGCG gtTCAAGGCCGTGTCAGCCAAgagcaaagagcagctggtgtctCAGGGCTTTACCGAGTTCACAATTGAGGATTTCCACAACACG TTCATGGACCTGATCGAGCAGGTGGAGAAGCAGACCTCTGTGGCCGACCTGCTGGCGTCCTTCAACGACCAGAGCACGTCGGACTACCTGGTGGTCTACCTGCGGCTGCTCACCTCCGGCTTCCTGCAGCGCGAGAGCAAGTTCTTCGAGCACTTCATCGAGGGGGGGCGGACTGTCAAGGAGTTCTGCCAGCAG GAGGTGGAGCCCATGTGTAAGGAGAGTGACCACATTCACATCATCGCACTGGCCCAGGCGCTCAACGTCTCCATCCAGGTGGAGTACATGGACCGGGGCGAGGGCGGCACCACCAACCCCCACGTTTTCCCTGAGGGCTCGgagcccaaagtctaccttctctACCGGCCGGGCCACTACGACATTCTCTACAAGTAG